A genomic window from Ignavibacteria bacterium includes:
- the carB gene encoding carbamoyl-phosphate synthase (glutamine-hydrolyzing) large subunit produces MTEINKILLLGSGALKIGEAGEFDYSGSQAIKALKEEGKKVILVNPNIATVQTDIDLADKVYLLPVNPYFVEQIIKKEKPEGILLGFGGQTALNCGLELNRLGILKKYNVRVLGTQVDSINKTEDRELFVKELNKIKVRTPISKAVRSVKEGIKAAKEVGYPVILRAGFTLGGLGSGFANNEKEITKALQEAFSYSPQVLIEEDLRGWKEIEYEVVRDSSDNCITVCNMENFDPLGVHTGESIVIAPSQTLSNSEYHQLRDISIKTIRHFRIMGECNIQFALNPKSVSETGEFDYRVIEVNARLSRSSALASKVTGYPLAYIAAKLSLGYKLTELENSITKKTYSCFEPALDYVALKIPRWDLAKFPRVEEEIGSKMKSVGEVMAIGRSFPEVLQKAIRMLQVGKFGLVLNKSKTQTIKEDIITPTPRRLFAISRALRDGYSVEEVHNMSKIDKWFLYQIRNIDNFRKFATTKENITADFLLEAKKLGYSDKQIGLLVGTDEDEIRKIRKSLGVYPVFKQIDTLAAEYPAETNYLYSTYHGDTNDIEETKETDKKKIMILGSGPYKIGSSVEFDWCCVTTAKILRKLGYKVVMVNYNPETVSTDYDICDKLYFEELSLERVLDIYEFEKPLGIIISMGGQIPNNLALKLHENNAWILGTSPHSIDKCEDRNKFSSILDRLEIDQPVWQELTDLKQAKKFSNRIGYPVLIRPSYVLSGTAMKVCNDDRSLEEYIKEHAQISKDFPVVISKFEEGAKEIEIDGVCQNGELIIYAISEHVENAGVHSGDATLAIPPQKLYFETVHQVKRITKAIVKELKITGPFNIQYLAKENKVKVIECNLRASRSFPFISKATNYNFIDFAVKSILGHDIKGDYKTLDLDHIVVKAPQFSFSRLSGADPILGVEMSSTGEVACFGESMEEAFLKSLLSTGFRLPKQNILLTLGDLEDKIEFLDSARKLNEMGFTIYATTNTHNLLKEHKVKSKLVYKINEKKNPNILSMLEKKKFDLVINTQSMKHEHKSMRDGYIMRRKAIDYNIPLINNLKIAELFVNSIYKYKPEQLEIKSMDEY; encoded by the coding sequence TTGACAGAGATAAATAAAATACTATTACTTGGTTCAGGCGCGCTTAAAATTGGCGAAGCAGGTGAATTTGATTATTCAGGTTCACAAGCTATCAAAGCCCTTAAAGAAGAAGGCAAAAAAGTTATTCTTGTAAATCCGAACATTGCTACTGTGCAGACTGATATTGATCTGGCGGATAAAGTTTACCTTCTTCCCGTAAATCCTTACTTTGTTGAACAGATTATCAAGAAGGAAAAACCCGAAGGCATTTTACTGGGCTTTGGCGGGCAAACAGCGCTGAATTGCGGACTTGAGCTTAACAGGCTTGGAATACTGAAAAAATATAATGTGCGCGTTCTTGGTACTCAGGTTGATTCAATTAACAAGACTGAAGACAGAGAGCTTTTTGTAAAAGAGCTTAATAAAATTAAAGTACGCACACCAATCAGCAAAGCTGTACGCAGTGTAAAAGAAGGTATTAAAGCAGCAAAAGAAGTTGGTTACCCTGTAATACTGAGAGCAGGATTCACATTAGGCGGCTTAGGTTCAGGCTTCGCAAACAACGAAAAGGAAATTACCAAAGCGCTGCAGGAAGCTTTTTCATACTCTCCGCAGGTATTGATAGAAGAAGACCTGCGCGGCTGGAAAGAAATTGAATATGAAGTAGTGCGTGATTCTTCCGATAACTGTATTACAGTTTGTAATATGGAAAACTTTGACCCACTTGGAGTACATACGGGGGAAAGTATTGTAATTGCGCCTTCACAGACCCTTTCAAACTCAGAGTATCACCAGCTTCGTGATATTTCTATCAAAACAATCAGGCATTTTAGAATAATGGGTGAGTGCAACATCCAGTTTGCGCTAAACCCAAAGTCAGTAAGTGAAACCGGAGAGTTTGATTACCGCGTAATAGAAGTTAACGCAAGGCTTTCGCGTTCATCTGCGCTTGCATCAAAGGTGACAGGCTACCCGCTGGCATATATTGCAGCCAAGCTATCGCTTGGGTATAAGCTTACAGAGCTGGAAAACTCCATCACCAAAAAAACATATTCCTGTTTCGAGCCGGCTCTTGATTACGTTGCGCTCAAGATACCAAGATGGGACCTTGCCAAATTCCCAAGAGTTGAAGAAGAGATAGGCAGCAAAATGAAATCCGTTGGCGAGGTAATGGCAATTGGCCGCAGCTTCCCCGAAGTACTGCAAAAGGCCATCAGGATGCTGCAGGTTGGTAAATTCGGGCTGGTACTGAATAAATCAAAAACCCAAACTATTAAAGAAGATATTATTACTCCCACACCACGAAGGCTGTTTGCAATTTCAAGGGCATTAAGGGATGGTTATTCAGTTGAAGAAGTTCACAATATGTCCAAGATAGATAAATGGTTCCTTTACCAGATCAGAAATATTGATAACTTCAGGAAGTTCGCAACTACCAAAGAAAACATTACCGCAGATTTTCTGCTTGAAGCTAAAAAGCTCGGCTATTCAGATAAACAAATTGGACTGCTTGTAGGCACTGATGAAGATGAAATAAGAAAGATCAGGAAATCTCTCGGTGTTTATCCTGTATTCAAGCAAATAGATACACTCGCTGCTGAATATCCTGCTGAAACAAATTACCTGTATTCAACTTATCACGGTGATACCAACGATATTGAAGAGACCAAAGAGACCGATAAGAAAAAGATAATGATACTCGGCTCGGGTCCGTATAAAATAGGCTCATCAGTTGAGTTTGACTGGTGCTGTGTTACCACAGCTAAGATCCTTCGTAAGCTTGGATACAAAGTAGTGATGGTAAATTATAACCCGGAAACCGTAAGCACAGATTATGATATCTGCGATAAGTTATATTTTGAAGAATTAAGCCTTGAACGTGTGCTTGATATATACGAGTTTGAAAAACCGCTTGGAATAATAATTTCAATGGGCGGCCAGATCCCGAATAATCTTGCGCTTAAGCTTCATGAAAATAATGCTTGGATCCTCGGCACTTCACCGCACTCAATTGATAAATGCGAGGACAGGAATAAATTCTCATCTATATTAGACAGGCTGGAAATTGACCAGCCGGTCTGGCAGGAGCTTACAGATCTTAAGCAGGCTAAGAAGTTCTCAAACCGGATAGGATACCCGGTTCTCATAAGGCCTTCTTATGTGCTCTCAGGCACAGCAATGAAGGTCTGCAACGATGACCGCTCACTTGAAGAGTACATCAAAGAACATGCGCAGATATCGAAAGATTTTCCAGTGGTTATATCAAAGTTTGAAGAAGGCGCCAAGGAAATTGAAATTGACGGAGTTTGTCAGAACGGCGAGCTGATTATTTACGCAATAAGTGAACATGTTGAAAATGCCGGAGTTCATTCCGGTGATGCAACACTTGCGATCCCGCCCCAGAAGCTATATTTCGAAACAGTGCACCAGGTCAAAAGGATCACCAAGGCAATTGTTAAGGAACTGAAGATCACCGGGCCATTTAACATTCAGTACCTTGCAAAAGAAAATAAGGTTAAGGTAATAGAATGTAATCTTAGAGCCAGCCGCTCATTCCCGTTTATTTCAAAGGCTACAAATTATAATTTCATCGATTTTGCGGTTAAATCAATCTTGGGGCATGATATCAAAGGCGACTATAAAACACTTGACCTTGACCACATTGTAGTAAAAGCACCGCAATTTTCCTTCAGCCGCTTAAGCGGCGCTGATCCGATCCTGGGGGTTGAAATGTCCTCTACCGGTGAAGTTGCCTGCTTTGGTGAATCAATGGAAGAAGCTTTCCTGAAATCACTGCTTTCAACAGGCTTCAGGCTGCCTAAGCAGAATATTTTATTAACGCTGGGTGATCTTGAAGATAAGATAGAGTTCCTGGACAGCGCAAGAAAACTCAATGAAATGGGATTTACTATTTATGCAACTACAAATACCCATAATCTGCTTAAAGAGCATAAGGTAAAATCAAAGCTTGTATACAAAATTAACGAGAAGAAGAATCCCAACATCCTTTCAATGCTCGAAAAAAAGAAATTTGACCTTGTGATAAACACCCAGTCAATGAAACATGAGCATAAATCAATGCGTGATGGCTATATAATGCGGCGCAAAGCGATTGATTATAATATTCCGCTCATAAATAATCTGAAAATTGCAGAATTATTTGTAAATTCCATTTACAAATATAAGCCGGAACAGCTTGAAATTAAGAGTATGGATGAGTATTAA